A portion of the Sabethes cyaneus chromosome 3, idSabCyanKW18_F2, whole genome shotgun sequence genome contains these proteins:
- the LOC128743344 gene encoding histone-lysine N-trimethyltransferase SMYD5, which produces MPAFEIRVSDKKGKSVFALSQIKSGSVIFEESPLISSQFSWNAVYGYLACEFCLRPLETAECNVQRLSNDYSINLPYLECCHVQEGMSKHTNCPDCREMYCSEACQQSALDSYHKALCLGANRTDINHPINALIEFWKKIHYPPETSSIMLVIKIIGMFKQSSDTQKLRTQFDQFFSQTENQDLMIFHKMLGENFLQQIEQLYELICIAFDPSSDERLQWLTFPGFQSLLALIGTNGQGIGTSSFADWVRNVSDISLSEKQRESLDELIDHLYSKLDEVVGSFLNNEGSALYSTQSKINHSCVPNAECRFPYSNHHLQLTAICDIEPGQEICISYLDECALERSRHSRQKILAENYLFQCQCEKCENQTNDPDETSDEEEEDDLIDEGRIDDSD; this is translated from the exons ATGCCGGCTTTTGAAATTCGTGTTTCTGACAAAAAG GGAAAAAGCGTTTTTGCTTTGAGCCAAATAAAATCGGGCTCCGTCATATTTGAAGAGTCTCCACTGATATCTTCGCAGTTTTCTTGGAACGCTGTCTATGGCTATTTAGCGTGCGAGTTTTGTTTGCGACCGCTTGAAACAGCGGAATGTAATGTACAGCGTTTATCTAACGATTATAGCATCAACTTACCGTATCTGGAATGCTGTCATGTACAAGAAGGAATGAGCAAACACACAAATTGTCCCGATTGTCGGGAAATGTATTGCAGTGAAGCATGTCAGCAGAGTGCTTTGGATAGCTATCATAAAGCGCTATGTCTAGGAGCCAATCGAACCGATATAAATCATCCTATTAATGCGTTAATAGAGTTTTGGAA GAAAATACATTATCCACCTGAGACATCGAGTATAATGCTTGTGATCAAAATTATCGGAATGTTTAAACAAAGCAGCGATACGCAAAAATTGCGAACGCAATTCGATCAATTTTTCAGTCAAACAGAAAATCAAGACCTGATGATTTTTCATAAAATGTTAGGCGAAAATTTTTTGCAGCAGATCGAACAATTATATGAACTGATTTGTATTGCGTTTGATCCTTCATCTGACGAACGTCTCCAGTGGTTAACTTTTCCCGGTTTTCAATCGTTATTAGCTTTGATAGGAACAAACGGTCAAGGAATTGGCACAAGCTCTTTTGCTGACTGGGTTAGAAATGTTTCGGATATATCATTATCCGAGAAGCAGCGTGAATCTTTGGATGAATTAATTGATCATCTTTATAGTAAGCTGGACGAGGTAGTAGGAAGCTTTTTAAACAATGAAGGGTCTGCTTTGTACAGTACGCAAAGTAAAATTAATCACAGTTGCGTACCGAACGCGGAATGTCGCTTTCCTTACTCCAATCATCATTTACAACTAACCGCCATCTGTGACATAGAGCCGGGACAAGAAATCTGCATCTCTTATTTAGATGAATGTGCACTCGAAAGATCACGACACTCGCGACAAAAGATTCTCGCTGAAAATTATTTGTTCCAATgccagtgcgaaaaatgtgaaaatcaaACGAATGATCCAGATGAAACATCCGATGAAGAAGAAGAGGACGATCTTATTGATGAAGGAAGAATAGATGACTCAGACTAA